taaagaacattgaaatgtatcaacagtaaatacagttcatatttgcaagcaacttacgcatagctatctccgtcggcatcccgcgacgcgtcgcgacctgccgcgacctgtcgcagaatgcgttcggctgtcgcgacggccgaccggccccgaccggctccgaacggcgccgtcggcatccaatcggctgccgtcgggtccgttcggagccggtcagctgtgcgtcgtgaaatacgaacggagattacggtgcagcaactagcgaatcattgaagttgtgttcttcaagcgacagttaacatattaaaatcaaaaatggatacgaaagaaaaactaatttctttagtccagacatatgattggattccagcggacgctgtcggctgccgcggcacgcgtacggctaccgcggcagccgtacgcataccgcagtagcggtacagctccgacggacgcgttcggctgccgcggcacacgttcggctgccgcggcacgcgtacggctccgttccgatgcgggccgacgctagccggttggtctgaatcgtacctaagtCGGTGATCACGTGCCCAATCTATGATAAGACAGACCCATAAATAGAGATATCCCTgactatgtaaataaaaacaaacaactctAATACTCACGTGTATTTGAAGATCTTTCTTTTGAACCGTTACGAACTACAGTATCATTTGTACCATGACTGGGACATTTTATGTCTTCTAATAGATTTTTCAAAGATTCTAATGCTGTTTCAATGTCTTCACAATTGACTTCAACGGCCTAAAACACGTAAACTTATATTATCAAGAAACACACAACATTACAGagatcttaaaataaaatcatcaatagCATTAATCTAAATTACGTCACAAATTTTCCTGATGATCTTTTTAAGGTGGGTACTGACCGGTGCGAAAGAGGCGTAAAGTACCATTAACACAACCATTTATCGTGGTGTTCTTAAATGAATGTAAAACTCTCATTTCACGAGCGCTATACGGACTGCACGAACTCTCGGCCCGAACAGTTGGGAATACAATAATAAAGTCGCTACAAACCTTTATGGCACTTAGCAGTGATACACCGTAACTGTACATTTCCATAAACTGAGAGGGTTCAATATCCGTTAGATTTCCTACAAACagtaatacaaattaaaaacaaatttcgGACAAGGAAAGAAAAAGTGAAGATCGtattcgaaaaaaataaattacctgcACAATCGCTCAAATCGAATAGAAGGCTAGATAATTTATCAGTTGCAATCTGGACAgtgttataattacaatatattgtaatacaCTGTACTATTTCACGTAAACTCAACAACGTAGGCGAAGTGGAATTTCTGTCAGAATATGTAGGTTCGCTGCGAAACACACTAACCAACACTTTTTCCATTATATGTATAAATCTACAGACATATTCAACgcattttgttttcaaagacAGTTCCATACTTTCGTTCTCAATTTCATACATAACTATGTTATCAACTTCATCGTAAGAGCCTTcgttaaagttattttgttcCGTGTTATAATAACTTGGAATATCAACAGTACTCTCCGTATTAGATATTACACCAGATGTAGATGtttcttcaataataatattttctctgGCTACATCCATACAAATAATGCTTGATTCCCTACTTTCAATTTTTTCGTCTGTACTCGATGATCGATCATGATcgtatgaattatttatttcttgatcTACCCGCACCATTTCActggtttttgtttttgtctcaGTGTTAACTCCTGTCTCTTCATTCGTGTTTCGAGGTTTATTATTACCAGATGTTCGTGTATCTGATTCAGAACTTCGGTTCGGTCTCCTGCGCCATCTAAACGATTTCTTATCATTGCTTTTAGTGACTATTGAACTGGAGTCTATCGGTTGATTGGATAAGTTACGTTTTAGTCTTATTTCTCGTCGTTTAGGTTTAGGAACTATTGCTGGTGTGCTCTCATCTTTTGCCTTAACATTATCCATTGGACTTGTAACTTTTTCTGTTGCATTAGCTGGACATTTTAATGGCAATATAGTTTTTTCGTCTTCAgcattttcattcatttcagaATCTGATATTTCAATAGTCTCTGCACATTCCTTTGTATCTGTTTTCGTTGCAGGTGGATTTGTGGTAGGCGGTTTGAAAGTTCGCGGTGGACAATTCGATTTAGAACATCCAAATACTGCCTGAGAGTCTGTACTGTGCTCTATTGGCTGACAATCTCCTTCTAAAAGTGACTTCACTTCGTCTAtagtaaacatgtttattttaatgaattttttgTAGCTTAGCATTTTAGTATCGCCAGTGAGaaatatctgaaataaaatatttaggtatatgtTTCTTAGCTGTTTATGCGAAtccaaaacaagaaaaaatgtGATAGTATTATTTGCCAAACCAGCCAAACCTTATTGTAAGTTAATGAGGTAAAAGTAAAAACCCTGACAGAACAGCAatgaattgtaaaaaataaaaatcgcgCGCCAGCGAAagaacaattataattaatgagaAGCAAAAGTAGCCATGAATCAAACAACAACGTAATTGAATGACTGTAGTAATATAAACCTAGCTTCTCATGTATGAAGTTCCCTCACAAGACGTAAGTAAAAGATCAAACAATATTAtggactaacccccggtttctgagtacatttagcagtagtttatctattcaatagcattttttttacatgagttttaacgctattgactggataaagtaccgctaaatgtacctcagaaaccgggggttaaataATTGCATAACTTACCACATGATAATTTTGTTCCAATAAATCTAAACAGGTCCTAAGGATAGAGCTTGTAATGATGTTATCTTCAGTATCTTTGCTTGGCTCGTAACCTGAAGAATAAATGAAAAGAACATGAAAAGGAATGGTAACCGACCAGAGAaatttttcagtttcagttcaATACAATGTCAGTATGTAGTTAGCAATTTTTTGTTACAtcatatgtatgtacttataccAGTTTGTCATGCTTATAATGTAGATTGTGAGTCATAGCACATACtgatataattatgaattatacATGCAATTACCCAAATAAATCATAGGGGTTAGAATCGTGAATATACGATGACAATTCTTTGGTTTGTATGAATCATTATTACCTATTAAAACACTACCATTCTCAATTTTTGGTAAAAGAGAAAGGTAAATACGTCGAGCcggtatattatttgttttagctATATAATCCTTTAATTCTGTCATCACTACTTGAGGTATTGTGAGGTGGCAAGTTTCATCTGTGGACAAAAAGACTGCATTATATCACCATTTACTTAAGAAGCCgactcgcgcaacttcacttgcgacacataagagataatggttcaaaattatccccgtttttgtaacatttttcactggtactctgctcctattggtcttagcgtgatgatatatagcttatagccttcatcgataaatggaccatctaacactgaaagaattgttcaaattggaccagtagttcctgagattagtgcgttcaatgaaacaaacaaacaatctcttcagctttataatattagtatagattataatattagtatatatttaccTGAATGTGATAAGGTAGTCAAGAACTCAAACTCATTAAGCAAGACATTCAAATCAACTACGATGCACCAAATATGTTTATAGACACCGGCAGGAGCTAAACATTTCAATGGTGTTATATCTAATGTCTTTAAATTTGTCTCTGCCTCATTCTGTTTGCAACTGTTACTGTTCTGTAATgtaaaaaaggtaattttatttttattcattacagCTCAAAAATCACTGTATGATGTGATTGTTAAATTATACTCACCGCTAAACTATTATTGTCACTTGGATTACATTCCTTTTCTATCATGTCAGCAATATAAGAACTAACATCAGCTGTTTTGAAAGTGGTTCTAGTAGAAGTTGATGCTGCaagatttcattatttattatatgctaaaatacgaacaaaaatttgtattacttattatttctgAATATTAATTCTTACCATCTTTATTTGTCTCAACCACTGTAGAATTTGGTCCTGCATTTGGCATATTGTTTCTAAAGTTTAATCTGTTTTTCAAAGACAATTGTTGACGCAAATCATTTCTTCTTTTTGgtgatttgaaattatttcgaaaggtctgtttaccaaatgctggtCTATTTTTTGGATGAAATAAACGCTTTCGCAATACttgtttattattcaaattattgaaCCTTGATGAAATAGTTTGATTATTTCTTATGACTTCATTATAGGGCCTGTTTAGTGAATCTCCAACTTGATTTACAATGGGCACAGCTGGTGTTATAAAAGTTTGTTGAGTTGGAGGAATCTGCCAAATATTTGGATAAACTGTTGGAGctctaataatattaaatgcatttatttgattgttgagattattcaaattaaattgagGTATGGAACTCATTTGAATGTCTGTAAATACAGTCTGTTGTTGTAACATATTGCTTGGAGCCTGTTGTGTATTCATAATGTTCATTCTGTCTTGGTTCAGCTTGTCTATTCTGTTAAACTCATTTTGTAACAGTTGATGTATGGGT
This DNA window, taken from Anticarsia gemmatalis isolate Benzon Research Colony breed Stoneville strain chromosome 11, ilAntGemm2 primary, whole genome shotgun sequence, encodes the following:
- the LOC142976790 gene encoding uncharacterized protein LOC142976790 produces the protein MSEDKYSNSRQVVTSVGKSWIMTHSKSHPGHVYYFNTLTGEAVWNLSNSEIEKARLRSKSIEGQPGLNTTVCTEPIGNPPIHQLLQNEFNRIDKLNQDRMNIMNTQQAPSNMLQQQTVFTDIQMSSIPQFNLNNLNNQINAFNIIRAPTVYPNIWQIPPTQQTFITPAVPIVNQVGDSLNRPYNEVIRNNQTISSRFNNLNNKQVLRKRLFHPKNRPAFGKQTFRNNFKSPKRRNDLRQQLSLKNRLNFRNNMPNAGPNSTVVETNKDASTSTRTTFKTADVSSYIADMIEKECNPSDNNSLANSNSCKQNEAETNLKTLDITPLKCLAPAGVYKHIWCIVVDLNVLLNEFEFLTTLSHSDETCHLTIPQVVMTELKDYIAKTNNIPARRIYLSLLPKIENGSVLIGYEPSKDTEDNIITSSILRTCLDLLEQNYHVIFLTGDTKMLSYKKFIKINMFTIDEVKSLLEGDCQPIEHSTDSQAVFGCSKSNCPPRTFKPPTTNPPATKTDTKECAETIEISDSEMNENAEDEKTILPLKCPANATEKVTSPMDNVKAKDESTPAIVPKPKRREIRLKRNLSNQPIDSSSIVTKSNDKKSFRWRRRPNRSSESDTRTSGNNKPRNTNEETGVNTETKTKTSEMVRVDQEINNSYDHDRSSSTDEKIESRESSIICMDVARENIIIEETSTSGVISNTESTVDIPSYYNTEQNNFNEGSYDEVDNIVMYEIENESMELSLKTKCVEYVCRFIHIMEKVLVSVFRSEPTYSDRNSTSPTLLSLREIVQCITIYCNYNTVQIATDKLSSLLFDLSDCAGNLTDIEPSQFMEMYSYGVSLLSAIKAVEVNCEDIETALESLKNLLEDIKCPSHGTNDTVVRNGSKERSSNTLMQTEDASSKPENECRLLKLNVDKYNLRSQSRAPQPEPTAVKIIRNIDIKSSFFRNLNLMQNPFRTENETECESNDQVNEKRQITFSTGDNFTSGSLNTPNIVRSFTKCAEFEERLKNKDIHNEFDEYSDNAVEDYENTFDDSDECDTSDSDSVQSDPNVTQLFESSDLDIPENFAASSPKTLDPCVDNEGNKTFRLMTCMFLQEVRKAIDEVRLLCDKCFVELRNPQLSIGKKSELRKSVESAQTHLFGLCKSLEGMLNRDPEAPTDNIQTALKKAGIDISQIDKHLFIGYWDTIANCKKHADVYLRTIREIIAAFKFPE